A region from the Microbacterium lacus genome encodes:
- a CDS encoding NAD(P)/FAD-dependent oxidoreductase, producing MTHPTKAPLDADVIVVGGGFAGVVAAREVAAGGHDVLLLEARDRLGGRVWTREYSDADFDIEIGGTWVLPGHEAILAEMQRYGVQATQTRMPEHFVTRIGDDDVRRSATPGDSALSELAAAMRTSLSAAEADADSLAVVAETVGLEARVWLDAWTSYLMGAPLDQTSGAWRLLLDRAALQDIDAYSWKVERGAQMLFASIARDGAFGIAVNTPVASVRRTQEGVQITDARGDTFSCALAIIAVPVNTWGDIAFDPPLAGSRARLADERQPGRSVKVWMIVDGVTDFVRTVDPFGGFAYLRTERLLPDGRALMVGFSHADAMPEVNEAVVADALRRVIPEATLVSIDAYDWNSDPYARGTWMAHKPGQWVDALACEGRDGPLIFAGADIDHAAPGTIDGAVRSGLKAGRLAREALEAESPR from the coding sequence TGACACATCCAACGAAGGCACCGCTGGATGCCGATGTGATCGTCGTGGGCGGCGGCTTCGCCGGCGTCGTCGCCGCTCGGGAGGTGGCGGCCGGCGGGCACGACGTCCTTCTTCTCGAGGCGAGGGATCGCCTGGGCGGGCGCGTATGGACTCGCGAATATTCGGATGCCGATTTCGACATCGAGATCGGAGGCACATGGGTGCTGCCGGGCCACGAGGCCATCCTCGCTGAGATGCAGCGGTACGGCGTCCAGGCGACGCAGACGCGGATGCCGGAACACTTCGTCACGCGCATCGGCGATGACGACGTCCGCCGGTCGGCGACGCCCGGGGACTCCGCTCTGAGTGAGCTCGCCGCGGCGATGCGCACATCGCTGAGTGCGGCGGAGGCCGACGCCGACTCGCTGGCTGTCGTCGCCGAGACTGTGGGTCTCGAGGCACGGGTGTGGCTCGACGCCTGGACCTCCTACCTGATGGGCGCCCCCCTCGATCAGACGTCCGGCGCGTGGCGACTGCTGCTGGACCGAGCAGCCCTGCAGGACATCGACGCCTACAGCTGGAAGGTCGAGCGCGGCGCCCAGATGCTTTTCGCGTCCATCGCCCGAGACGGCGCTTTCGGGATCGCCGTGAACACGCCCGTGGCCTCGGTGAGGCGGACGCAGGAGGGCGTGCAGATCACCGACGCACGGGGCGACACCTTCTCCTGCGCTCTGGCGATCATCGCGGTGCCGGTGAACACCTGGGGCGACATCGCCTTCGATCCGCCCCTCGCGGGAAGTCGGGCACGCCTCGCCGACGAGCGGCAGCCGGGGCGCTCGGTCAAAGTGTGGATGATCGTGGACGGCGTGACGGACTTCGTCCGAACCGTCGACCCGTTCGGGGGCTTCGCCTACCTCCGCACCGAGCGACTGCTGCCGGACGGTCGCGCGCTCATGGTCGGGTTCTCCCATGCCGACGCGATGCCGGAGGTGAACGAGGCGGTCGTCGCCGACGCCCTCCGTCGGGTGATTCCCGAGGCCACGCTGGTGTCGATCGACGCCTACGACTGGAACAGCGACCCGTATGCACGGGGAACCTGGATGGCCCACAAACCCGGCCAGTGGGTCGACGCTCTCGCGTGCGAGGGGCGCGACGGGCCACTGATCTTCGCGGGTGCGGATATCGACCACGCGGCGCCGGGCACGATCGACGGCGCCGTCCGCTCCGGACTCAAGGCCGGCCGTCTTGCGCGTGAAGCGCTCGAGGCCGAGAGCCCTCGCTGA
- a CDS encoding helix-turn-helix domain-containing protein has protein sequence MQAPGAICRIDSQVTDEGGDFYMVGTRRSPEVTLKDAIATCEPHLALVAGSDDVSYSGVGFHESGGVDGDWSGRIVLCPGITDGEELRLAAARSGAAAIVLREAAELRASSTPAVLRLSSHGDWAEIAAALRAIADPAGQSYVAAAPVGDLFAAANALAARAGGAVGFVDPTGRVLGYSTLSDQPLDPERKRITLSLREDRDPSEDVQQIAVVNASRALIFPPEGESFGRVARAVRGGGELLGTVWVVLPSEAAGPRIAELLDTVEPVLAQHFRRARNEAEKIDDRRRDVMAGLLDPSTAAVTSARQGYPPRVDIVVERFAIDFATAPDESRSRALRRLLNVVLSSASTWFAHSRTSIVDDGVTSVVAESDAARIRAHAEFVASADPSVRAGLGGAATTPAGIARSAREAELALGYLLTAPADGAVARFDDIRDRVALAQVGTFLADLPLAVADHAERLSDFDLRHATELTLTTFEYLQAGQSIAAASAKLHLHQNTVRNRLTRVREELGIDLDDPDTRLWLWLRLATRERVSEGSRPRALHAQDGRP, from the coding sequence ATGCAGGCACCCGGTGCGATATGTAGGATCGACTCGCAGGTCACCGACGAGGGTGGAGATTTCTACATGGTTGGTACACGTCGATCTCCCGAAGTCACCCTGAAAGACGCGATCGCGACGTGTGAGCCGCACCTCGCGCTGGTGGCCGGGAGCGATGACGTTTCCTACTCCGGTGTGGGCTTCCACGAGTCGGGCGGAGTCGACGGCGACTGGTCCGGGCGGATCGTGCTGTGTCCGGGGATCACCGATGGCGAGGAACTGCGTCTCGCCGCCGCGCGATCCGGTGCGGCCGCGATCGTCCTCCGGGAGGCCGCGGAGCTGCGGGCGTCATCGACGCCCGCGGTCCTTCGCCTTTCCTCTCACGGTGACTGGGCCGAGATCGCCGCAGCGCTTCGCGCGATCGCCGATCCGGCAGGGCAGTCCTACGTCGCCGCTGCTCCTGTCGGTGACCTGTTCGCCGCCGCCAACGCCCTTGCCGCGCGTGCCGGGGGTGCGGTCGGGTTCGTCGACCCCACGGGGCGGGTCCTCGGGTACTCGACGCTCAGCGACCAGCCGCTGGATCCGGAGCGCAAGAGGATCACGCTGTCGCTTCGCGAGGACCGGGATCCCTCAGAGGACGTCCAGCAGATCGCAGTCGTCAACGCGAGTCGAGCGCTGATCTTCCCGCCGGAAGGGGAGTCGTTCGGACGGGTCGCTCGTGCCGTCCGAGGGGGAGGGGAGCTGCTCGGCACGGTGTGGGTCGTGCTGCCGAGCGAGGCCGCAGGGCCCCGGATCGCCGAGCTTCTGGACACCGTCGAGCCTGTGCTCGCACAGCATTTTCGCCGCGCGCGGAACGAAGCGGAGAAGATCGACGATCGACGCCGCGACGTGATGGCAGGGTTGCTGGACCCCTCCACCGCGGCGGTGACCTCCGCCCGCCAGGGCTACCCGCCGCGCGTCGACATCGTGGTCGAGCGCTTCGCGATCGACTTCGCCACGGCTCCTGACGAGTCTCGGTCACGCGCGTTGAGGCGTCTCCTGAACGTCGTGCTGAGCAGCGCGTCCACATGGTTCGCCCATTCGCGGACCTCCATCGTCGACGACGGTGTCACATCGGTCGTCGCCGAGAGCGATGCAGCCCGGATCCGCGCTCACGCCGAGTTCGTCGCATCCGCCGACCCGTCGGTGAGAGCCGGGCTCGGAGGGGCTGCGACCACTCCCGCGGGGATCGCGCGCTCTGCGCGCGAAGCCGAACTGGCCCTGGGATACCTGCTCACCGCGCCGGCGGACGGTGCGGTCGCACGGTTCGACGACATCAGGGATCGAGTGGCGCTGGCACAAGTCGGAACATTTCTCGCCGATCTTCCCCTCGCCGTCGCCGATCATGCGGAGCGTCTCAGCGACTTCGACCTTCGCCATGCGACCGAGTTGACCCTCACGACCTTCGAGTACCTCCAGGCGGGACAGAGCATCGCCGCCGCCAGTGCGAAGCTGCATCTCCACCAGAACACCGTGCGCAACCGTCTCACGCGCGTGCGCGAGGAGCTCGGCATCGATCTCGATGACCCGGACACCCGGCTGTGGCTCTGGCTGAGGCTTGCGACCCGCGAACGGGTCAGCGAGGGCTCTCGGCCTCGAGCGCTTCACGCGCAAGACGGCCGGCCTTGA
- a CDS encoding transporter substrate-binding domain-containing protein — translation MSTLVALSISALAFTACAGTTDSDPSPAAEPTMPVVQDAADLVPAAIKDKGVLTVVMPTNEPPMQFYKQGTKDMTGVNADIARLLASALGLGIDIQIANFDALIPGLAAGRYDATVSSMTPTEERMQTLDFVEYMNIGSAVGALEETDVSIDDMCGRSVALLSGSYQLSVNIPLIDEACTSGGEQPVDVMVFAETRQVIQAVTSGRADAAFADSTVIGYAAGQNPGFVVKSEFDSAPVAVGIPHDTGLLEPVTKAMEAIIDSPEYIEVLTTYGLESGAITEVGVNVPQ, via the coding sequence ATGTCCACTCTGGTCGCCCTGAGCATCTCGGCGCTGGCCTTCACCGCCTGCGCAGGCACCACCGACTCCGACCCCTCGCCCGCGGCGGAACCGACCATGCCCGTCGTGCAGGATGCTGCCGATCTCGTTCCCGCGGCGATCAAGGACAAGGGGGTCCTGACCGTCGTCATGCCGACCAACGAGCCGCCCATGCAGTTCTACAAGCAGGGCACGAAGGACATGACCGGTGTCAACGCCGACATCGCCCGGCTGCTCGCCAGTGCCCTCGGCCTGGGCATCGACATCCAGATCGCCAACTTCGACGCGCTCATCCCCGGCCTCGCTGCGGGCCGCTACGACGCGACGGTGTCCTCGATGACGCCGACCGAGGAGCGGATGCAGACGCTGGACTTCGTGGAATACATGAACATCGGGTCCGCCGTGGGCGCCCTCGAGGAGACGGACGTCTCCATCGACGACATGTGCGGCAGATCAGTGGCCCTGCTCTCGGGCTCCTACCAGCTCTCCGTGAACATCCCGCTCATCGATGAGGCGTGCACGTCGGGCGGTGAGCAGCCGGTCGACGTCATGGTGTTCGCGGAGACACGCCAGGTCATCCAGGCCGTGACGAGCGGCCGCGCGGACGCCGCGTTCGCCGACTCCACCGTCATCGGATACGCGGCAGGTCAGAATCCCGGGTTCGTCGTCAAGTCGGAATTCGACAGTGCACCCGTCGCTGTGGGCATCCCGCACGACACCGGGTTGCTCGAGCCGGTCACGAAGGCGATGGAGGCGATCATCGACTCGCCGGAGTACATCGAGGTACTCACGACCTACGGCCTCGAGTCGGGCGCGATCACCGAAGTCGGCGTCAACGTCCCGCAGTGA
- a CDS encoding amino acid ABC transporter permease, which translates to MAQSSIDQSTATSVSETLTSLTVKKHRPVATIVGGILVAVIVVVFLIDVPGNPGYGWPTVLEYLFAPEVLQGVLLTIILTVIAQTAGIVLGVLLAVMRVSRNPVFSWVAAAYIWFFRGTPLLVQLIFWYNIAALYPTIAFGLPLGGPSIEFGSANVLITPLAAALLGLSLNEGAYMAEIVRSGINSVDAGQLDAGRAIGMTGGKLMRRVILPQAMRVVIPPTGNEVISMLKSTSLVSVLAISDLLYSVQTIYAINYQVIPLLLVACAWYLLMTSILTAVQSRIEAYYGRGFDPRARTGRLRGRRKEDAR; encoded by the coding sequence ATGGCGCAATCATCTATCGATCAGTCCACGGCGACCTCCGTGAGCGAGACACTGACCTCTCTCACGGTGAAGAAGCACCGCCCCGTCGCGACGATCGTCGGCGGCATCCTGGTCGCCGTCATCGTGGTCGTCTTCCTCATCGACGTTCCTGGCAACCCCGGTTACGGTTGGCCCACGGTCCTGGAGTACCTGTTCGCACCCGAGGTACTCCAGGGCGTCCTCCTGACCATCATCCTCACCGTCATCGCCCAGACGGCCGGCATCGTCCTCGGGGTGCTACTGGCGGTCATGCGCGTCTCGCGCAATCCGGTGTTCTCGTGGGTTGCCGCGGCCTACATCTGGTTCTTCCGCGGAACCCCCCTGCTCGTGCAGTTGATCTTCTGGTACAACATCGCCGCCCTGTACCCGACGATCGCGTTCGGACTGCCGCTCGGGGGGCCGTCGATCGAGTTCGGGTCCGCCAACGTGCTGATCACGCCCCTCGCGGCCGCATTGCTCGGGCTCTCCCTCAACGAGGGTGCCTACATGGCCGAGATCGTGCGAAGCGGCATCAACTCCGTCGATGCGGGTCAGCTCGACGCGGGCCGGGCGATCGGCATGACCGGCGGCAAGCTGATGCGCCGTGTGATCCTGCCACAGGCTATGCGGGTAGTGATCCCCCCCACCGGCAACGAGGTCATCTCGATGCTGAAGAGCACCTCGCTGGTCAGCGTGCTGGCGATCTCCGATCTGCTGTATTCCGTGCAGACGATCTACGCGATCAACTACCAAGTCATTCCGCTGCTGCTCGTCGCCTGCGCGTGGTACCTGCTCATGACCAGCATCCTCACCGCCGTCCAGTCCCGGATCGAGGCGTACTACGGCCGGGGATTCGATCCACGTGCTCGCACCGGCCGGCTGCGCGGACGCCGAAAGGAAGACGCCCGATGA
- a CDS encoding amino acid ABC transporter ATP-binding protein: MSNMIDIRGARKSFGRDLVLKDVSLRVPVGTVTCLIGPSGSGKTTLLRCVNRLETLDAGIILVDGHMVGTTTRRGVLHEAKESAIARSRRTTGMVFQRFNLFPHRTVMQNILEGPVHVLGRKSSDVIPEARVLLERVGLSDKENAYPQELSGGQQQRIAIARALAMKPKLMLFDEPTSALDPELVGDVLTVMRDLADEGMTMLVVTHELGFAREVADQVVFMADGVVVEAGTPAKVLTAPENERTQAFLSRIL; this comes from the coding sequence ATGAGCAACATGATCGACATCCGCGGAGCTCGGAAATCCTTCGGTCGCGACCTGGTCTTGAAAGACGTCTCGCTCCGGGTGCCGGTCGGCACCGTGACGTGCCTCATCGGTCCGTCCGGATCGGGCAAGACGACGCTCCTTCGCTGCGTGAACCGACTCGAGACCCTGGACGCCGGGATCATCCTCGTCGACGGACACATGGTCGGCACCACGACCCGTCGCGGGGTTCTGCACGAGGCGAAGGAGTCCGCGATCGCCCGCAGCCGCCGCACGACCGGCATGGTCTTCCAACGGTTCAACCTGTTCCCCCATCGAACCGTGATGCAGAACATCCTCGAGGGACCGGTGCACGTGCTCGGCCGCAAGAGTTCGGATGTGATCCCCGAAGCCCGTGTGCTCCTCGAGCGCGTGGGGTTGAGCGACAAGGAGAACGCCTACCCGCAAGAGCTCTCGGGAGGTCAGCAGCAGCGCATAGCGATCGCCCGCGCTCTGGCGATGAAACCCAAACTCATGCTCTTCGACGAGCCGACATCCGCATTGGACCCCGAACTGGTCGGCGACGTCCTCACCGTGATGCGCGACCTGGCCGACGAGGGGATGACGATGCTCGTCGTCACGCACGAGCTGGGGTTCGCCCGTGAGGTCGCCGACCAGGTCGTGTTCATGGCCGACGGCGTCGTCGTGGAAGCGGGAACCCCGGCGAAGGTGCTCACTGCTCCCGAGAACGAGCGCACACAGGCGTTCCTCTCTCGAATTCTCTAG
- a CDS encoding alpha-hydroxy acid oxidase encodes MSTTPRNIEDLYGRARRRLPAMVADFLDGGALDELTLRRNRDDLDATLLAQRVLADISTRSTATTLLGTGLSVPLIVSPMGLLTLLHPDADVAIARASAEAGSIFIHSPWSGCSLRDVVAVAPGRVWAQIAFWKAAHETEQHIEQARAAGVDTLVIAGDVGISSKRERDMRHGTAMPPRPPFRDVVDVALHPGWLWRFATGRPLTLGSYLIDGRAIRMSEIGDWLHGNENPAATWADVEAVRRSWPGKLVVKGIMSPADARRAVDAGVDGVFVSNHGGRQFDDQQSTISALPGVVDAVDGRAEIIVDGGVRRGSDIAKALALGAHGVSAGRPFAYGLAAAGGQGVRHAFEILTGEFSTAMGMVGASSPADLTRDVLAVESPSSDRSAVVR; translated from the coding sequence ATGAGCACGACCCCACGCAACATCGAAGACCTGTACGGGCGTGCCCGTCGCCGCCTGCCCGCGATGGTCGCCGACTTCTTGGACGGTGGAGCCCTGGACGAGCTGACGCTCCGCCGCAATCGCGACGACCTGGACGCGACGCTGCTCGCGCAGCGCGTGCTGGCCGACATCTCGACGCGATCTACGGCGACGACCCTGCTGGGCACCGGACTCTCGGTGCCCCTCATCGTCTCGCCGATGGGCCTGCTGACTCTGCTGCACCCGGACGCCGACGTCGCGATCGCACGGGCCTCGGCGGAGGCGGGAAGCATCTTCATCCACAGCCCGTGGTCGGGATGCTCCTTGCGCGACGTCGTCGCGGTGGCGCCCGGACGAGTCTGGGCGCAGATCGCGTTCTGGAAGGCGGCGCACGAGACGGAACAGCACATCGAGCAAGCGCGTGCCGCCGGTGTCGACACCCTCGTGATCGCGGGGGATGTCGGCATCTCGAGCAAACGGGAGAGGGACATGCGCCACGGCACCGCGATGCCTCCACGCCCCCCGTTCCGCGACGTGGTGGATGTCGCACTGCATCCCGGATGGCTCTGGCGATTCGCCACCGGCCGCCCCCTCACGCTCGGTTCGTACCTCATCGATGGGCGAGCGATCCGGATGTCGGAGATCGGTGATTGGCTGCACGGCAACGAGAACCCGGCCGCCACCTGGGCGGACGTCGAAGCCGTGCGTCGTTCGTGGCCGGGCAAGCTCGTCGTGAAGGGCATCATGTCGCCGGCGGACGCACGACGCGCCGTCGATGCCGGCGTCGACGGTGTCTTCGTCTCGAACCATGGCGGACGGCAGTTCGACGATCAGCAGAGCACGATCTCCGCACTCCCCGGCGTCGTCGACGCGGTCGACGGCCGAGCCGAGATCATCGTCGACGGCGGGGTCCGGCGGGGCTCCGACATCGCCAAGGCACTCGCCCTCGGCGCGCACGGGGTTTCGGCAGGACGCCCGTTCGCCTACGGGCTCGCGGCGGCGGGAGGACAAGGAGTTCGGCACGCGTTCGAGATCCTCACCGGGGAGTTCAGCACGGCGATGGGGATGGTCGGCGCGAGCTCGCCGGCGGATCTGACTCGAGACGTGCTTGCGGTCGAGAGTCCGTCGTCCGATCGATCGGCGGTCGTACGGTGA
- a CDS encoding cupin domain-containing protein, translated as MEIASPVPVLVRGASVSLGPFAPWGPALTDGMRAAERQFYADPAAGVQMGYWEGTPGESRASRDGYTEIFHVISGEATLHTDGAESIRLEAGDTVSTPSGWSGRWEIHRPLRKMFVVVYDRG; from the coding sequence GTGGAGATCGCGTCACCGGTACCCGTCCTCGTGCGCGGGGCCTCGGTGAGCCTCGGGCCGTTCGCGCCGTGGGGCCCGGCCCTGACGGACGGCATGCGTGCGGCGGAACGACAGTTCTACGCCGATCCGGCCGCCGGTGTCCAGATGGGGTACTGGGAGGGCACACCAGGCGAGAGCCGCGCTTCCCGCGACGGCTATACGGAGATCTTCCACGTCATCTCCGGCGAGGCGACCCTGCACACCGACGGTGCTGAGAGCATTCGCCTCGAGGCGGGCGACACCGTGTCGACGCCCTCCGGATGGTCCGGCCGCTGGGAGATCCATCGGCCTCTTCGGAAGATGTTCGTCGTCGTCTACGACCGCGGCTGA
- a CDS encoding CoA-acylating methylmalonate-semialdehyde dehydrogenase: MSNPSLLASPSPAAETDRSISHWIDGAEYPSSSGRTASVFNPATGAVTAQVALADDAEIAAAIASARSGFAVWSQYSIAKRQAVLFAFRELLNVRKDELARIITAEHGKVLSDAMGEILRGQEVVELATGFPHLIKGAFSENVSTGIDVYSIKQPLGIVGVISPFNFPAMVPMWFFPIAIAAGNAVILKPSEKNPSASLWMARLWKEAGLPDGVFTVLQGDKLAVDGLLESPDVQSISFVGSTPIAQYIYETASRHGKRVQALGGAKNHMLVLPDADLDLVADQAVNAGFGAAGERCMAISVVLAVEPIADELIAKISERIARLRIGNGADAAEPDMGPLITGVHREKVSSYVDIAERDGAKIVVDGRDFRVDGLEDGFFFGPTLIDDIPVTSRAYREEIFGPVLSVVRVAGYDEGLELINSGRFGNGTAIFTNDGGAARRFQNEVQVGMIGINVPIPVPVAYHSFGGWKQSLFGDAKAYGVHGFDFFTREKAVTSRWLDPAAHGGINLGFPQNS, translated from the coding sequence ATGTCGAATCCGTCTCTCCTTGCCTCGCCCTCCCCCGCTGCCGAGACCGACCGATCGATCTCGCATTGGATCGACGGCGCGGAGTACCCCTCATCGAGCGGACGCACCGCCTCGGTGTTCAATCCCGCCACGGGTGCGGTCACGGCCCAGGTCGCTCTCGCCGATGACGCCGAGATCGCCGCCGCGATCGCGTCCGCCCGGTCGGGCTTCGCGGTGTGGTCGCAGTACTCGATCGCCAAGCGACAGGCTGTGCTGTTCGCGTTCCGTGAGCTGCTGAACGTCCGCAAAGACGAGCTCGCGCGCATCATCACCGCTGAGCACGGCAAGGTGCTCTCGGACGCGATGGGCGAGATCCTGCGGGGCCAGGAGGTGGTCGAGCTGGCCACCGGCTTCCCGCACCTGATCAAGGGCGCGTTCAGCGAGAACGTCTCGACCGGCATCGACGTCTACTCGATCAAGCAGCCGCTCGGCATCGTCGGTGTCATCTCTCCGTTCAACTTCCCCGCGATGGTCCCGATGTGGTTCTTCCCGATCGCGATCGCGGCGGGGAATGCGGTGATCCTCAAGCCGTCCGAGAAGAATCCGTCCGCGTCCCTGTGGATGGCGCGTCTCTGGAAGGAGGCGGGGCTGCCGGACGGAGTCTTCACCGTGCTGCAGGGCGACAAGCTGGCCGTCGACGGCCTCCTGGAGAGCCCCGATGTCCAGTCGATCTCCTTCGTCGGCTCGACGCCGATCGCGCAGTACATCTATGAGACGGCATCCCGCCACGGCAAACGCGTGCAGGCCCTCGGGGGCGCCAAGAACCACATGCTCGTCCTGCCGGATGCCGACCTCGACCTCGTCGCCGATCAGGCGGTCAACGCCGGATTCGGCGCCGCCGGGGAACGGTGCATGGCGATCTCGGTCGTCCTGGCGGTGGAGCCGATCGCCGACGAGCTGATCGCCAAGATCAGCGAACGGATCGCCCGCCTTCGCATCGGCAACGGCGCGGACGCCGCGGAACCGGACATGGGCCCCCTGATCACGGGCGTCCACCGCGAGAAGGTCTCCTCGTACGTCGACATCGCGGAGCGCGACGGCGCGAAGATCGTCGTCGACGGGCGCGACTTCCGCGTCGATGGGCTCGAGGACGGCTTCTTCTTCGGCCCGACGCTCATCGACGACATCCCCGTCACTTCACGCGCCTACCGCGAGGAGATCTTCGGCCCGGTCCTCTCGGTCGTCCGCGTGGCCGGCTACGACGAAGGCCTCGAGCTGATCAACTCCGGCCGCTTCGGCAACGGCACCGCGATCTTCACGAACGACGGCGGCGCCGCCCGGCGGTTCCAGAACGAGGTGCAGGTGGGCATGATCGGCATCAACGTGCCCATTCCGGTACCGGTGGCCTACCACTCGTTCGGCGGCTGGAAGCAATCCCTGTTCGGCGACGCGAAGGCCTACGGAGTCCACGGCTTCGACTTCTTCACGCGAGAGAAGGCCGTCACCTCCCGCTGGCTCGACCCGGCCGCGCACGGCGGCATCAACCTGGGCTTCCCGCAGAACAGCTGA
- a CDS encoding PucR family transcriptional regulator has protein sequence MPATLRTLVAERSFAIRPLAAVSDDAWDRPLSWVHSSDLWDPAPWLEPGNLLLTDGAQFTEDRSDADVLAYCRRLRGADIAGIGFAVDVIHDRVPPALAEACAQTGLPLFEVGARTPFIGIIRFVADVIAAERVSRYAWLLDAQRAVAGAALRDDGLGEILRTLAIRLQTWVVLFDAKGSVVGSAGAVPDASDGGAGEQARMLLGRGLPASLDTEGEARATLQTIGRSRRLRGVLAVGNPERLDPAEKDLIGTVIAIASIALEQQRRLQASRRRVRSAVVEMLVAGRVREAQRTARAVGATLPEPPCRIAVATSWDGAVLEELENTEDRTGALFVAERDDRVILLMAEEALPAVTAVAEKRGIGVGVARLESWAGVEDGIRMSSHAANDVSGVAFYDDIADRGLIGALRTRGGEMLSRSILEPLATMDEAERGRLIRSAQVWLDANAAWDPAARVLGIHRHTLRARVAQLGQVLGLDLETFAGRAELWAALELARRE, from the coding sequence ATGCCGGCCACGCTCAGAACCCTCGTCGCAGAGCGATCCTTCGCCATCCGACCCCTCGCGGCTGTCTCCGACGATGCGTGGGACCGGCCCCTGTCGTGGGTGCACAGCTCGGACCTCTGGGACCCCGCTCCGTGGTTGGAGCCGGGCAATCTGCTGCTGACGGATGGAGCGCAGTTCACCGAGGACAGGTCGGATGCCGACGTCCTGGCGTACTGCCGACGCCTTCGCGGCGCCGACATCGCCGGGATCGGCTTCGCCGTCGATGTCATCCACGACCGGGTCCCTCCCGCGCTGGCCGAGGCGTGCGCGCAGACGGGACTGCCGCTGTTCGAGGTCGGCGCTCGCACGCCCTTCATCGGGATCATCCGGTTCGTCGCCGACGTGATCGCCGCAGAGCGGGTGAGCCGGTACGCCTGGCTCCTGGACGCCCAGCGGGCGGTGGCGGGGGCGGCGCTGCGCGATGACGGTCTGGGCGAGATCCTGCGGACGCTCGCGATCCGTCTGCAGACGTGGGTCGTGCTCTTCGACGCGAAGGGAAGCGTCGTCGGCAGTGCGGGCGCCGTGCCCGACGCGAGCGACGGCGGTGCCGGTGAGCAGGCGCGGATGCTGCTCGGGCGGGGGCTGCCGGCGAGCCTGGACACCGAGGGTGAGGCCCGCGCGACGCTCCAGACGATCGGGCGGTCCCGGCGACTGCGTGGAGTGCTCGCGGTGGGCAACCCCGAGCGCCTCGACCCCGCGGAGAAGGATCTCATCGGCACCGTCATCGCGATCGCGAGCATCGCGCTCGAGCAGCAGCGCCGTCTCCAGGCCTCGCGCCGCCGCGTCCGCAGCGCGGTCGTCGAGATGCTCGTCGCGGGCAGGGTGCGGGAGGCGCAGCGCACGGCGCGCGCGGTCGGTGCCACCCTGCCTGAACCACCGTGTCGGATCGCCGTGGCGACGAGCTGGGACGGCGCCGTGCTCGAAGAGCTCGAGAACACCGAAGATCGCACGGGTGCACTCTTCGTCGCGGAGCGCGACGATCGAGTGATCCTGCTCATGGCCGAGGAAGCGCTGCCGGCCGTGACGGCCGTCGCCGAGAAGCGCGGGATCGGCGTGGGGGTGGCGCGCCTGGAGTCCTGGGCGGGAGTGGAGGACGGCATCCGCATGTCCTCGCACGCGGCGAACGACGTCTCCGGGGTCGCGTTCTACGACGACATCGCCGATCGGGGCCTGATCGGCGCGCTGCGGACACGAGGCGGCGAGATGCTCTCGCGGAGCATCCTCGAGCCGCTTGCGACGATGGACGAGGCCGAGCGCGGGCGCCTGATCCGTTCGGCGCAGGTCTGGCTCGATGCGAACGCGGCCTGGGATCCCGCCGCGCGTGTGCTCGGCATCCACCGGCACACGCTGCGCGCCCGGGTGGCCCAGCTCGGCCAGGTGCTCGGACTGGACCTCGAGACCTTCGCGGGCCGGGCCGAACTGTGGGCCGCGCTGGAGCTCGCCCGGCGGGAATGA